AGCTTTAAAAGTGAAGGAGCTGGAATCGTGTTATTCAAGCATTTAAGAGGAGACGACCCGAATACGTTAATTGGCCTTCCTTTAATCAAGCTTTGTAGTTTATTAGAAAGCCAAGGTTTTAGATTACTAGCTTAGTGAAAGGATAAAGGAGATAAGCTCCTTTATCCTTAAATCCCACTACAAAGGATCAAGCTGATCACAAAAGCGCTTTAGGCTTGGCTCTAAGGCCGCGGTTAAATGCATTTCTTTTTGGGTAGCTGGGTGCTCAAAGCGAATTTGCCAGGCGTGCAAAAACAAACGATTTAGCCCTTTAGCCTCTGTCGCGGCGAGCAAAGCCTTATCAGTATACTTATCGTCTCCGGCAATGCTATGCCCTTCATATAAGCTGTGCACTCGTATTTGATGCGTTCTGCCAGTCACCGGGCTTGCTTTCATGAGAGTCATATCGGTAAACCTGCGTTCAATACGATAGCGAGTAAGCGAAGGCTTTCCTTCCGCTTGATCAACAATAACAATTCGCTCACCCGATGCCACTGCGTTTTTACGTAATGGAGCATCTACTGTTCTTACTGACTTTGGCCACTGACCATGCACTAAGGTGAGATAGTCTTTTTGAACAACCTTCTCTCTTAACTGGCGGTGCATCTCGCGAAGGGCGCTACGTTTTTTGGCAATGACTAGTAAACCAGAAGTATCACGGTCTATTCGATGAACCAGCTCTAAATAGCGACAATCTTGGCGCAATGAGCGTAAAGCTTCGATAACCCCGAAGCTTAAACCACTGCCACCATGTACAGCCATTCCAGAAGGCTTATTAAGTACCAGTAAACTGTCATCT
The Agarivorans aestuarii DNA segment above includes these coding regions:
- the rluC gene encoding 23S rRNA pseudouridine(955/2504/2580) synthase RluC, producing the protein MNTENKAVQMVTVSDDEAGQRIDNFLLKRLKGVPKSRIYRILRKGEVRVNKKRVKPEYKIVAEDIVRIPPIRVSEETGLPSNKLNQVVQLEQQIVYEDDSLLVLNKPSGMAVHGGSGLSFGVIEALRSLRQDCRYLELVHRIDRDTSGLLVIAKKRSALREMHRQLREKVVQKDYLTLVHGQWPKSVRTVDAPLRKNAVASGERIVIVDQAEGKPSLTRYRIERRFTDMTLMKASPVTGRTHQIRVHSLYEGHSIAGDDKYTDKALLAATEAKGLNRLFLHAWQIRFEHPATQKEMHLTAALEPSLKRFCDQLDPL